AGATGATGACCTGATCAAGGAACTGCGTATGCATGTCCGCAAGGAAATCGGGCCTCTGGCATCACCGGAAGTGATTCAGTTCGCTCCCTCCCTGCCCAAGACCCGCAGCGGTAAGATCATGCGCCGAATCCTGCGCAAGATTGTAGAAGGCGATACTTCGAACCTCGGCGACACTTCGACACTGGCTGATCCTTCAGTAGTGACCGATCTCATCGAAGGTTATGAAGAAATAATGAATCCTTAAGTATAGCGGAAGTTGTCCGGAAGTCTCCCGGTTCTTTGTGCCACCTCAAAATTCATAAACAATGAATTTTAGAACAAATAATAATTATAAGTTATTATTGGCAGATAGAGCCGGGAGATAATTCAACAGCTTACACTGTACCGGATCGGACCGGAATGTACGGAATATGTTTCTATCTATTTTGGAAGGTGGCTATGGAAACATCGTTCATTCCGGTCTATTTTTTTGCCCTACCGCTTGCAAATCCACTCCATACTGATATTATGAGAAATAATAATATCAGTATATTTGATGCAGGAGCTTGCAATGCGGCGAGAGATCACACAGATATTCTACGGCGAACCTGTTCATGAAGGTGCCGGGGTAAAATTACACCGGGCCTTCGGTTATTTTGAAGCCTCCCTTTTCGACCCTTTCCTCATGCTCGACGACTTCCGGTCCGACAATCCCGAAGATTACCTGAAAGGATTCCCATGGCATCCCCATCGGGGCATAGAAACCATCACCTATCTATTAAAAGGGGATGTGGAGCACGGGGACAGCCTCGGCAATACCGCAGTTACCAGAGCGGGAAGTGTGCAATGGATGACCGCAGGCAGCGGAATAATTCATCAGGAAATGCCCAAAGGAGACACGAACGGCTTCATGCACGGCTTCCAGCTCTGGGCCAATCTCAGTTCTGAAAATAAAATGGTCGATCCCGAATACCGCGAGATTCCGGCTGAAGATATTCCGGTGGTAAAGCGCGAGGACGGCAGCAGCATCAAGATAATTGCCGGAGAAGTAGATCAGATCAAAGGTCCGGCAAGAGGCATCGGCATAGATCCGCAGTATCTGGACGTGACCATTCCAGCAGGACTTGAATTTATCCACCCCACCAAGCGCGGCTACACGGCCTTTATCTATATCACTGCTGGTGAGGGAACCGTTGACGGACAGAAAGTTAAAAACCGTTCGCTGGTTCTCTTCGAAGATGGTGAGGAACTGGCGGTCAATGCGGGCAATGAACCGCTCAGCTTTCTATTGCTGACCGGAAAACCCATTAATGAAATGATTTACTGGCGCGGTCCTATTGTCATGCATACAGCGGAAGATCTGGAAAAGGCTTTTCAAGAATATGAGGAAGGCACTTTCATTAAGCATCCAAAACCATAAACGGACAAATATGCAGGACGGACGGCAAATAACCGGACAAAGACACAAAAGACAACAACGACCTTCCCGTTCACCGAAAATAGAATGCACCAAGAACCCAGCCATGCTTTTATAGCAGCACGGATAAGGATAACAGCAGAAAAAGGACCCGGACTAGAAACACAGTAAAAAGAATCAACTTCAACATCGGGGGAAAAGATGAGCGAAACGAAAGTAATGAATAGATGGTTTGCTGTAGCAGGGGCAGTGCTCATGCAGCTGGCTCTCGGAGCAATCTATGCATGGTCGGTATTCACCCCGTCACTTATTGAGGCCGGATGGAGCAAATTTCAGACTCAGGTTGTTTTTTCCATCGCCTTGGTCAGTTTTGCACTTTCCATGGTCTGGGCCGGAAAAAAACTCGCCAAATGGGGCCCCATGAAACTTTCCTTCCTCAGTGCCCTCGTATTGGGAGCGGGCTACGCCCTTGCCGGTCTTGTCGGCGGAACAAGCTTTACCGCCCTTTGCCTTTTTATCGGACTCATCGGCGGGGCCGGGATCGGCCTTGGTTACGTTGTCCCCATTGCCGTGGGTATGCGCTGGTTTCCAGATAAAAAAGGCTTTATCACCGGACTGGCCGTTGCAGGATTCGGCTTCGGAGCCATGGCCTGGGTCAAGCTCGCCGGGGCTTGGGGTAACCTGATCGGAACAATCGGTCTTTCCTCCACCTTTTCACTTTACGGCCTGCTCTTCTGTTTGATGATCGCAGCGGGTGGATTCTGGATGCGCTTTCCCCCGGAAGGCTGGGCACCAGAAGGCTATCATCCTGAAACAAATGTTGATGCAGCAAATGATGCTGAAGAAGAAAATTTCAGCACCGCTGAAATGCTCAAAACTCCGCAGTTTTTCCTCATTTTCGTCACCTTCACCTTCAGTGCCGCAGCCGGACTCATGTCCATCGGCCTGATGAAACTCTATCCCATGGAAGCCTTGCAGGCATCCGGGCACAGCATGACAGAGGCCAGTGCCATAGCAGGAACTGCCATGGCTGTATTTTTCAGCCTCGCTAACGGACTGGGCCGCATAATCTGGGGAACCTTGAGTGATAAACTGGGCCGCAAACGTTCCATCCTGTTCATGACCGCCATTCAAGGCGCAACCCTGCTGGCATTCACCTCCATGGCCGGGAACACATTCCTGCTCTATGTGGGTGCAACCATTATCGGCTTCAACTTCGGCGGCAACTTTGCCCTTTTCCCCACCATCACGGCTGACACCTTCGGTACCAAAAGCGTGGGCCAGAACTATCCGTATATCTTCCTCGCATACGGAGCGGGCGGCATCGGCGGGCCTTTGCTTGGCGGAGTACTCGGAGATATGGGTAACTTCCCGCTGGCCTTCACCATCTGCGGGCTCTGCTGCTTCATCGGAGCAGCGGCAATATTCATGGTCAAAAGGCCGCACCGAAGCTTAAACGCCAGCCCGGAAACATCCAGCTAGCAAATTTTCATCAGGGTTTTGAGAACTTCTCATCTCTGATGAAACTCCTAACGGAAGCTTAGCTCATTTAACTTCCGTACCCCCTAAAACTCCTCGCCCGATGCACGGTGCATCGAAGCGGGGAGTTTTTATTTTAAAGGACTCTTCCTATTGAACTTAGCTCCTGAACCGCATACCATCCAACATCAATCATCCTAAAGGAGTCACCCCATGCCCCAATCCCGCTGCCAATGGGCAAAACACGACCTCGAAATCGCCTACCACGACACCGAATGGGGAGTCCCCCTGCACGATGACCGACGCCACTTTGAATTTCTCGTTCTGGAGGGCGCACAAGCCGGACTCTCATGGCTGACCGTGCTTAAAAAGCGTGAAAACTACCGCAAAGCCTTTGCTGATTTTAATCCTGAAATTGTTGCCCGCTTCACTGAAGATAACATTGAACGTCTGCGTCAAAACGAAGGGATTATCCGCAACAAACTTAAAATAAACTCAGCCGTGCGCAATGCCCGGTCCTTTCTGGATATTCAAAAAAAATTCGGCAGCTTTGATAACTACATCTGGCAGTTCACAGATGGATGCACGATTCAGAACAATTGGAAATCACCTGAAGAAGTCCCTGCCAAAACAAAAGAAGCGGAAGCCATGAGCAAGGATTTGAAAAAAAGAGGATTCAATTTCGTAGG
This sequence is a window from Marinifilum sp. JC120. Protein-coding genes within it:
- a CDS encoding pirin family protein, with the protein product MRREITQIFYGEPVHEGAGVKLHRAFGYFEASLFDPFLMLDDFRSDNPEDYLKGFPWHPHRGIETITYLLKGDVEHGDSLGNTAVTRAGSVQWMTAGSGIIHQEMPKGDTNGFMHGFQLWANLSSENKMVDPEYREIPAEDIPVVKREDGSSIKIIAGEVDQIKGPARGIGIDPQYLDVTIPAGLEFIHPTKRGYTAFIYITAGEGTVDGQKVKNRSLVLFEDGEELAVNAGNEPLSFLLLTGKPINEMIYWRGPIVMHTAEDLEKAFQEYEEGTFIKHPKP
- a CDS encoding MFS transporter — translated: MSETKVMNRWFAVAGAVLMQLALGAIYAWSVFTPSLIEAGWSKFQTQVVFSIALVSFALSMVWAGKKLAKWGPMKLSFLSALVLGAGYALAGLVGGTSFTALCLFIGLIGGAGIGLGYVVPIAVGMRWFPDKKGFITGLAVAGFGFGAMAWVKLAGAWGNLIGTIGLSSTFSLYGLLFCLMIAAGGFWMRFPPEGWAPEGYHPETNVDAANDAEEENFSTAEMLKTPQFFLIFVTFTFSAAAGLMSIGLMKLYPMEALQASGHSMTEASAIAGTAMAVFFSLANGLGRIIWGTLSDKLGRKRSILFMTAIQGATLLAFTSMAGNTFLLYVGATIIGFNFGGNFALFPTITADTFGTKSVGQNYPYIFLAYGAGGIGGPLLGGVLGDMGNFPLAFTICGLCCFIGAAAIFMVKRPHRSLNASPETSS
- a CDS encoding DNA-3-methyladenine glycosylase I, whose amino-acid sequence is MPQSRCQWAKHDLEIAYHDTEWGVPLHDDRRHFEFLVLEGAQAGLSWLTVLKKRENYRKAFADFNPEIVARFTEDNIERLRQNEGIIRNKLKINSAVRNARSFLDIQKKFGSFDNYIWQFTDGCTIQNNWKSPEEVPAKTKEAEAMSKDLKKRGFNFVGPTICYAYMQATGMVNDHLVSCFRHKDLFDAG